AACAGGATTGGGACTCTCGAGCAGACGCAGATGTGTGTCTTGGGCCCCTGCCCTGCAGCTGCTATCTGTTGAGAGGAATCAGCTGATGCAACTCCCAGAGGGTGAGTCTAATACAGTCATACACCCTTATTTAAACCACTGTCACAGAACATGAACAGCATAATAACCACTGCTCCCAGTCTGCAGAGCAAATGTATGACAATCCAAACCTATACACTGTAGGTGAGCCAACATATCGTGATATATCATTTTCATACATACcatacatacatttacatatcaGTTGTTAAGCACATAAACAGGCTATTCCGCTCATTAATACTCTGATCTGTACTTCGATACGATATCTCACAATTTGATCTACCCGTGTGGACGTATTTATACAATTTCCTAAAGTGAAAACAACCTGAAATATCAAAACTGAAGTTTCCTTAGAAAGACTCCTGCCAGTGTTACAATGTTGCTCAGTATAACTGGATCTTTATGACTAATGTGCATTCGTTTTAAAGGTGGGGCAAATTGTGATTGTTTTATGGGGTAGCTTTATCTACATATAAACTTCGTATTGATAAGCTGATGATATTTTGCATACAAAAACTAAGTTTATAACTATTGCTATTATCAGATGTAGCTATGATAAAACTACACTCTTTACATCAGAAATTTAGTGTAAGTTTTAAAGTTATAAAATTATATTCTCAGCTTTGGTAGATGTACATGTACTTAGTTTCTTTCCACTGTTGTCAACACATAAGTAATATCCAGAAAGTAATATTCCTACATATTATAAGtatgcatatacatatataatctCAAAAATGCATTAGCAATCAACATAAATAGATGAATTAATGAGCAGAATAAGTACACAAGATTGTGTATGATAGTGTTCACAACGTTGTGTATTAACTTATTCTTGACTTGTAGAGCTCACCCAGTGTGATCTAAGGTTAAACAgttatattaaatgtttattttttgagtgtgtgtccattATATACATTTACTGTAGTCTCTCTAATGTAATATAAAGGTAGAccaaagtgacacacacacttgatgtaTGAGCTTTTCAGATTCAGAGCAGGAAGAGTTAAACAATCAACtttttacaaacaaatcaaagtttaaagATAAATAGATTAATTTAACTTCATGTGGCAGAACGTTTATAGTGTGCTTACCTATTCCATTATCATTTTCCGACCAATGGGTCCAGACCCCAGGTTGTTTATCACTTGCTCATAAGATCTGATCACATAAATTACACATGACCGCCCATTTCTCTTTGCGGGTCATAAAAAACAGGGCCTCTGATAATGAAGTTGCACAACGTTCATAATGTACAACTTATATTGTCCTGTGGAATGTCATTGAGGAATGTCCATGACAAAGACCTGAACTATAGATTTACCTCACAATCACACTGTCAACAAAGCTCTGGTTAAAATCTTAGTATGCATGGGCTGAGGTCTAATAATGTGTTCATTATGGAAGACTAAATGTGTGAGCTCAGCTGTGTGCATTGCTGTTactgttcattttattttcagtttaaaacaAACCCTCTTGTTGATATCCCTTATCTTTGGTACTGCGCTTTACTCAGAAATGATTAAACCTCCCAAGATAATGACACCGTACAGCTGTCAGCCAGTCACAGCTTTTATTGACATTCCAGTGGCTCAACGAAAGGGGTAAACATCCAATGCAACATTTAAGTTTTCCCCTGCATCATGTCACTTCACAGCATTCCTTCAGCTTGATTCAACAGCAGAGTGTGTTGCAAAGAAACATATCCACTATGGTTGTTCTAAATGCATGTGTGGACGGCCCATTTACTTAGTAAGAGCTGTGTTGACAGTCATAGACTTCTCTCCTGTTTGGTATTCAGCTCACAGAACCCTCCGTGCCTCTCTAATGAAGCCCCGACTCACAGCGGCTGACTCCAGCCCAGAAGACTAACAGGGATTGTCTCAGGCGAGTGAAAAGGATAAGACAGAATGAGCTCCTTGCTAAATATTCTCAGCCGCATAGTAAAAGTATTTACACAGAAAATAAGCCAGACAAGTTTGGATTCATATTGATTTTGGAATTTTACACTATTCGCTATCAAGACCACACATGGAGGCCCTAATCTCAGCATTTAATCAGCTtggaaatgtaaacaaatcaaTATTATACTTCAAAATATAGTTTCCAGCTTGCAAATCACATTGACAAAGTTGAGCAACACAGGACTGAGAGGACAAGAGATAAAGAGACCTGTTATCACTGAAAACCTGTAACACAAGGTACATTTTTCCCTTCAGGAGCCGCCCCTTTTTGGTCATTGTTGTTAAAGTCATATTACTTATTTTCTGTCATCCAGGGCTGGAACGTAGTGCATCCTTATGGGTTCTGCAGCTCTCCTTCAACAGGATCTCAACTCTACGACCAGGAGAACTTAGACATCTTCGACAGCTAAAAGAGCTCCAcctaaaacataacctcatcaCGAATCTCCATCCACAGATGTTCCAGGATTTAGCCCAGCTCAGAGTAAGATGGAAGTTTACTGTTTTTAAGTTGAGGAATAATATAtagcatatttttatttttccataatTTGATATTGTTCCCTCATAATCCATCTTGCAAAAATGCACAGAATATTTAGTTCTTCTATCCATGACGTGATGTCAAATCTGTACATTTTTGGGAaagtattttctatttaaaagatAATGTATCTTAAATCTATTAATGCATTAGCAATCAAATTTTGTCTCATCGgccatatgttcatgtttttctcctcttcaaaGGTCCTTGATCTGAGCTTCAACAtgttgaccaacctccatgcttcTATGTACCTCTCCCTGCATAACATTGGGTCAGATGTTAGGCTGGATGGGAACAGGTGGCAGTGTGACTGCAGCATGCGCAGTCTAAGAAGGCGTATGGCCTATGACAGCAACAGAGGCCTGCAGACCTGGGGCGTGGTGTGTGCTTTCCCATCTGTCCACTCAGGCAAGGACCTGCTACAGTTGGAGGAGGATGACCTAAACTGTTTTGGTACTGAAAACAGTCCAGAGCTCCATCGAGATGTGACGGTCTACAGCGGCTCTGAGATACTTCTGTCTTGCTCTAAACAAGGTAACAAAGTCAAAAGTATAAATGTAATAGCTTACATATATAATAATGGAGGTAAACCTGACTACAGGTTAATGCTGTCTTTTCTGTAGATTCCTCGTGGTTGAAGCCCAGTGGTCAAGAATCTGTGAGCGGACCGCAGGCTTCTCTTCTCATCGGTGACGTCAATGACAAAGACACAGGACTATATGTGTGTATGACTGAAGACCATGaggttgtttctgtttttaacctTCAAATCAGTAGAGTAGAACatgcaagaagaaaaacaagaagtttGCCCAGAAATAGCCGACAAGTTATCCCCCAAATCCCCACAAACAGGATAGGTCAAGAAAGGAATCAGAGGACTACACAGTCTGACCTGGCTCTGGCAGTGTGTCTGTCGGTTTTCATAACGTTTCTGATAGCCTTTATCCTTGGGGTCTTAGCAAGACCTTTTATTGATGTTCTTTGCAAAAAGGTCACTAACAAGAGAAGCTCATCTGCAACCAACTCTGTCTCATCTGCAGAACAAAGACAATATGAGAATGAAGCCTACTCCGAAAGTGAGGAACCAGAAGAGATCGTAACTCACAGAGAAAGGAGAGTCACATTTAGGACCGTCAATATTGGAGAAGATATTAATGTAGAATATTATGATACCGTAGCCAGTGGTAATCAGCAAAGCGTAGAAGCAGCAAAGACTGAGGAGGATGAGCACACAGCTGGAGAATCAGGAAGTGAAAACGGATCACGACAGGTAAATCCAGAAAATAACCAGCGAGATGCAAGAGACATCTCAGGCACCACTAATACAAGACgaaaacacaaagtgcagtTTGACAACATCCCAGACTCTGAAAAGCTAGAGGAGAGAAGTTTGTCTTCATGCTCAGATTCTTCACTATCTGACCGAGAGTTAAAAAAGGATCGAATGAACAAGAGAGACCACACATCACCCAAGTCTCTGCAGCGGGAAGAAGACTCTGTACAGCAGGGAGCTGATTCCTCAACTTCTGAAATAGTAGAAGTGGAAGAATTATCCATTGAGAGGACAAGGGAAATGTCTGAATTCTCTTCTGTGCCCTTTGCAGATTGGTCACCACGTGTGGATGATATCAGACCTTCAGACTCTGGTTTGTGGCAGGAGAATGAAGAACAATTTGAGTTTAGTGATTCAGCTGGAAGCAACTCAGTGAGGTCCAGCAGTTTGTTTGGTTCTTTTAATGATTCTAAACGTAAAGTTCTGCCCACTTCAGACATCCAAAGCAGGGATGATGTGTCAAGCTGCAGCTCATCTCTCAGTGCGGATGAGCCTACGCAATACACTGTGAATCCAgaccaggaggaagaagatgcaGAAAACAACCCCTATAAATCTGACTTCACAAACACTAAGCAGGATGCTAGTTTTCAACAACAGATCTCTGGTGTGGATACAAGCAGGCCTCCGGCGGGATTTAATCAGGGTAATTACCCACTTGACACACTAAGGCCTACAGAGAGACCAGAGCAAACCTCTTCCTCTCAATCCAGCGACAGTGAGCAAAGGATAGTTGCAGGGGAGAAAGATacaagaaagaaaattaaagcCACGCCACGGCCAAGGTGGCGTGGGGTCAGTTTGGGTGTTAGAGAGATGCACATGACAATTGTTCAGTTTCAAGAAACTCAAACACCAAGTCGTGATTCAGACGCACATTGGCCTGCCCTAGATCTTGAGAATACAATACGGATTAAGAGGCGTCTAGACATCAGAGCGCCATCACCATCTCCGGATTCGTCCTCTAGTAGTGACAGTGAGGATGAAACAACAGgtcaaaaagagaagaagagaccaCAGAAGTTTGACCATTCAGGGCTTCTTTTGAAAAAATCTCAAACCATAAATCTTGATCCAGATGCAAGATGGCCTGCCCTAGATCTTGAAGATATTCCTAGGATCAAGAGACGTCTGGATGTCAAAGCACCATCACCCCCTCCTGATTCATCTTCTAGTAGTGTAAGTGATAATGAAACAAAAggtcacagagagaagaagagaccaCAGAAGGTTCACCATTCAGGGCTTCTTTTGAAAAAATCTCAAACAGCAAATCATGGTCCAGATGCAAAGTGGCCTGCCGTAGATCTTGAAAATATCCCTACCATCAAGAGGCGTCTGGATATTGATGGTGACACAAAATATCCCACAGAGAGTCCAGGGAAGGTGGATATTATAAATCTTCCATTGAGAAAATCTCAAACATTAGGTCATAATATTCATACAAGGTGGCCTGCCCTAGATCTTGAAAATATCCCTACCATCAAGAGGCGTCTGGATATTGATGGTGACACAAAATATCACACAGACAGTCCAGGGAAGGTGGATATTTTAAATCTTCCATTGAGAAAATCTCAAACATTGGGTCATAATATTCATACAGGGTGGCCTGCAATAGATCTTGAAAATATCCCTACCATCAAGAGGCGTCTTGATGTCAAAGCACCATCACCCCCTCCTGCTTCATCTTCTAGTggtgaaaatgatgatgaaagaACAGGTCACACCGAGAAGAAGAGATCACTGAAGGTTCACCATTCAGGGGTTCTTTTAAAAGAATCTCAAACAGCAAATCGTGATCTAGATGCAAGGTGGCCTGCCCTAGATCTTGAAAATATCCCTACCATCAAGAGGCGTCTAGATATTAAAgcaccatcacctcctcctgatTCATCTTCTAGTagtgacagtgatgatgaaaCGATACATGCTGCAGAGAGGCCTGGGAAGGTGGGCAATGCAACGCTTCCATTGCAAAAATTTCCAACAGCAACTCATGATTCAGCTGCAAGGTGGCCTGCCATAGATCTTGAACATATTCCTATCATCAAGAGACGTCTGGATATTAAAGCCCCATCACCCCGTCCTGATTCATCTTCTAGTAGTGACAGTAAAGATGAAACAACACATCTTACAAAGAGACCAGGGAAGGTGGACATTAGTCAAATTAAGAAACAAGACTCAGGTTCATCTTCTACTAGTGACAGTGAGGATGAAACAACAGGTCACATCGAGAAGAAGAGATCACTGAAGGTTCACCAGTCAGGGCTTCTTTTGAAAGAATCTCAAACAGCAAACCGTGATCTAGATGCAAGGTGGCCTGCCCTAGATCTTGAAAATATCCCTACCATCAAGAGGCGTCTGGATGTCAAAGCACCATCACCCCGTCCTGATTCATCTTCTAGTAGTGACAGTGAGGATGAATCAACAGGTCAAACAGAGAAGACGGTACCACAGAAGGTTCACCATTCAGGGCTTCTTTTGAAAGAATCTCAAACAGCAAACCGTGATCTAGATGAAAGGTGGCCTGCCCTAGATCTTGAAAATATCCCTACCATCAAGAGGCGTCTAGATATTAAAGCACCATCAACCCGTCCTGATTCATCTTCTAGTagtgacagtgatgatgaaaCGATACATGCTGCAGAGAGGCCTGGGAAGGTGGGCAATGCAACGCTTCCATTGCAAAAATTTCCAACAGCAACTCATGATTCAGCTGCAAGGTGGCCTGCCATAGATCTTGGACATATTCCTATCATCAAGAGACGTCTGGATATTAAAGCACCATCACCCCGTCCTGATTCATCTTCTAGTAGTTACAGTAAAGATGAAACAACACATCTTACAAAGAGACGAGGGAAGGTGGACATTAGTCAAATTAAGAAACAAGACTCAGGTTCATCTTCTAGTAGTGACAGTTTGGATGAAACAACAGGTCACATAGAGAAGAACAGATCACTGAAGGTTCACAATTCAGGGCTTCTTTTGAAAGAATCTCAAACAGCAAACCGTGATCTAGATGCAAGGTGGCCTGCCCTAGATCTTGAAAATATCCCTACCATCAAGAGGCGTCTGGATGTCAAAGCACCATCACCCCGTCCTGATTCATCTTCTAGTAGTGACAGTGAGGATGAATCAACAGGTCAAACAGAGAAGACGGTACCACAGAAGGTTCACCATGCAGGGCTTCTTTTGAAAGAATCTCAAACAGCAAACCGTGATCTAGATGCAAGGTGGCCTGCCCTAGATCTTGAAAATATCCCTACCATCAAGAGGCGTCTAGATATTAAAGCACCATCAACCCATCCTGATTCATCTTCTAGTagtgacagtgatgatgaaaCGATACATGCTGCAGAGAGGCCTGGGAAGGTGGGCAATGCAACGCTTCCAATGCAAAAATTTCCAACAGCAATTCATGATCCAGATGCAAAGTGGCCTGCACTAGATCTTGAACATATCCCTACCATCAAGAGGCGTCTGGATGTCAAAGCACCATCACCCCGTCCTGATTCATCTTCTAGTAGTGACAGGGAAGATGAAACAACACATCTTACAAAGAGACCAGGGAAGGTGGACATTAGTCAAATTAAGAAACAAGACTTGAGTTCTTCTTCTAGtagtgaaaatgatgatgaagcAACAGGTCAAACCGAGAAGAAGAGATCACTGAAGGTTCACCATTCAGGGCTTCTTTTGAAAGAATCTCAAACAGCAAACCGTGATCTAGATGCAAAGTGGCCTGCGCTAGATCTTGAAAATATCCCTACCATCAAGAGGCGTCTGGATGTCAAAGCACCATCACCCCGTCCTGATTCATCTTCTAGTAGTGACAGTGAGGATGAATCAACAGGTCAAACAGAGAAGACGGTACCACAGAAGGTTCACCATGCAGGGCTTCTTTTGAAAGAATCTCAAACAGCAAACCGTGATCTAGATGCAAAGTGGCCTGCCCTAGATCTTGAAAATATTCCTACCATCAAGAGGCGTCTGGATATTAAagcagcatctcctcctcctgattcaTCTTCAAGTAGTGACAGTgatgataaaacaaaacatcacacagacaGTCCAGGGAAGGTGGATTTTGTAAATCTTCCATTGAGAAAATCTCAAACATTAGGTCATAATATTCATACAGGGTGGCCTGCCCTAGATCTTGAAAATATCCCTACCATCAAGAAACATTTGGATGTCAAAGCACCATCACCCCGTCCTGATTCATCTTCTAGTAGTGACAGTGAGGATGAAACAACAGGTCACATAGAGAAGACGGTACCACAGAAGGTTTACCATTCAGGGATTCTTTTGAAAGAATCTCAAACAGCAAATCATGGTCCAGATGCAAGGTGGCCTGCCCTAGATCTCGAAAATATTTCTACCATCAAGAGGCGTCTGGATATTAAAGCACCATCACCCCCTCCTGATTCATCTTCTAGTAGTGAAAGTGATGATGAAAGAACACGTCACACCGAGAAGAAGAGATCACTGAAGGTTCACCATTCAGGGCTTCTTTTAAAAGAATCTCAAACAGCAAATTGTGATCTAGATGCAAGGTGGCCTGCCCTAGATCTTGAAAATATCCCTACCATTAAGAGGTGTCTAGATATTAAAgcaccatcacctcctcctgatTCATCTTCTAGTagtgacagtgatgatgaagCAACACATGCTGCAGAGAGGCCTGGGAAGGTGGGCAATGCAACGCTTCCATTGCAAAAAATTCCAACAGCAACTCATGATTCAGCTGCAAGGTGGCCTGCCCTAGATCTTGAACATATTCCTACCATCAAGAGGCGTCTTGATGTCAAGGCACCGTCACCCCCTCCTGATTCATCTTCTAGTAGAGACAGTAAAGATGAAACAACACATCTTACAAAGAGACCAGGGAAGGTGGACATTAGTCAAATTAAGAAACAAGACTCAGGTTCATCTTCTAGtagtgaaaatgatgatgaaacaaCAGGTCACATCGAGAAGAAGAGATCACTGAAGGTTCACCATTCAGGGCTTCTTTTGAAAGAATCTCAAACAGCAAACCGTGATCTAGATGCAAAGTGGCCTGCCCTAGATCTTGAAAATATTACTACCATCAAGAGGCGTCTGGATATTAAAGCACCATCAACCCGTCCTGATTCATCTTCTAGcagtgacagtgatgatgaaaCAATACATGCTGCAGAGAGGCCTGGGAAGGTGGGCAATGCTGCGCCTCCATTGCAAAAAATTCCAACAGCAACTTATGATCCAGCTGCAAGGTGGCCTGCACTAGATCTTGAATATATTCCTACCATCAAGAGGCGTCTAGATGTCAAAGCACCATCACCCCCTCCTGATTCATCTTCTAGAAGTGACAGTAAAGATGAAACAACACATCTTACAAAGAGACGAGGGAAGGTGGACATTAGTCTAATTAAGAAACAAGACTCAGGTTCATCTTCTAGTAGTGAAAGTGAGGAAGATATAACACATCATAAAGCGATGCCAGCGAAGGTTGACATTTTTCTGATAAAGGAAAATGAACAGGGCAAGGTCAATCTTTCAACTTTTCCATTGCACGAATCTAAAACAGAAAGTTATGATCCACTGGGGTCTGCTTTAAATCTTGACCATGTTACTCGAATAAAGAGACGTTTGGACATCAAAGCCCCATCATCACCTCCTAAATCGTTAAGTGTTGAGAGTAAAGGGGAAGGAAAGATAAAGGAAGCCAACAAAATCGGTCCCAATTACTCATCAAGCAGC
The nucleotide sequence above comes from Platichthys flesus chromosome 9, fPlaFle2.1, whole genome shotgun sequence. Encoded proteins:
- the LOC133960509 gene encoding uncharacterized protein LOC133960509; translation: MFQDLAQLRVLDLSFNMLTNLHASMYLSLHNIGSDVRLDGNRWQCDCSMRSLRRRMAYDSNRGLQTWGVVCAFPSVHSGKDLLQLEEDDLNCFGTENSPELHRDVTVYSGSEILLSCSKQDSSWLKPSGQESVSGPQASLLIGDVNDKDTGLYVCMTEDHEVVSVFNLQISRVEHARRKTRSLPRNSRQVIPQIPTNRIGQERNQRTTQSDLALAVCLSVFITFLIAFILGVLARPFIDVLCKKVTNKRSSSATNSVSSAEQRQYENEAYSESEEPEEIVTHRERRVTFRTVNIGEDINVEYYDTVASGNQQSVEAAKTEEDEHTAGESGSENGSRQVNPENNQRDARDISGTTNTRRKHKVQFDNIPDSEKLEERSLSSCSDSSLSDRELKKDRMNKRDHTSPKSLQREEDSVQQGADSSTSEIVEVEELSIERTREMSEFSSVPFADWSPRVDDIRPSDSGLWQENEEQFEFSDSAGSNSVRSSSLFGSFNDSKRKVLPTSDIQSRDDVSSCSSSLSADEPTQYTVNPDQEEEDAENNPYKSDFTNTKQDASFQQQISGVDTSRPPAGFNQGNYPLDTLRPTERPEQTSSSQSSDSEQRIVAGEKDTRKKIKATPRPRWRGVSLGVREMHMTIVQFQETQTPSRDSDAHWPALDLENTIRIKRRLDIRAPSPSPDSSSSSDSEDETTGQKEKKRPQKFDHSGLLLKKSQTINLDPDARWPALDLEDIPRIKRRLDVKAPSPPPDSSSSSVSDNETKGHREKKRPQKVHHSGLLLKKSQTANHGPDAKWPAVDLENIPTIKRRLDIDGDTKYPTESPGKVDIINLPLRKSQTLGHNIHTRWPALDLENIPTIKRRLDIDGDTKYHTDSPGKVDILNLPLRKSQTLGHNIHTGWPAIDLENIPTIKRRLDVKAPSPPPASSSSGENDDERTGHTEKKRSLKVHHSGVLLKESQTANRDLDARWPALDLENIPTIKRRLDIKAPSPPPDSSSSSDSDDETIHAAERPGKVGNATLPLQKFPTATHDSAARWPAIDLEHIPIIKRRLDIKAPSPRPDSSSSSDSKDETTHLTKRPGKVDISQIKKQDSGSSSTSDSEDETTGHIEKKRSLKVHQSGLLLKESQTANRDLDARWPALDLENIPTIKRRLDVKAPSPRPDSSSSSDSEDESTGQTEKTVPQKVHHSGLLLKESQTANRDLDERWPALDLENIPTIKRRLDIKAPSTRPDSSSSSDSDDETIHAAERPGKVGNATLPLQKFPTATHDSAARWPAIDLGHIPIIKRRLDIKAPSPRPDSSSSSYSKDETTHLTKRRGKVDISQIKKQDSGSSSSSDSLDETTGHIEKNRSLKVHNSGLLLKESQTANRDLDARWPALDLENIPTIKRRLDVKAPSPRPDSSSSSDSEDESTGQTEKTVPQKVHHAGLLLKESQTANRDLDARWPALDLENIPTIKRRLDIKAPSTHPDSSSSSDSDDETIHAAERPGKVGNATLPMQKFPTAIHDPDAKWPALDLEHIPTIKRRLDVKAPSPRPDSSSSSDREDETTHLTKRPGKVDISQIKKQDLSSSSSSENDDEATGQTEKKRSLKVHHSGLLLKESQTANRDLDAKWPALDLENIPTIKRRLDVKAPSPRPDSSSSSDSEDESTGQTEKTVPQKVHHAGLLLKESQTANRDLDAKWPALDLENIPTIKRRLDIKAASPPPDSSSSSDSDDKTKHHTDSPGKVDFVNLPLRKSQTLGHNIHTGWPALDLENIPTIKKHLDVKAPSPRPDSSSSSDSEDETTGHIEKTVPQKVYHSGILLKESQTANHGPDARWPALDLENISTIKRRLDIKAPSPPPDSSSSSESDDERTRHTEKKRSLKVHHSGLLLKESQTANCDLDARWPALDLENIPTIKRCLDIKAPSPPPDSSSSSDSDDEATHAAERPGKVGNATLPLQKIPTATHDSAARWPALDLEHIPTIKRRLDVKAPSPPPDSSSSRDSKDETTHLTKRPGKVDISQIKKQDSGSSSSSENDDETTGHIEKKRSLKVHHSGLLLKESQTANRDLDAKWPALDLENITTIKRRLDIKAPSTRPDSSSSSDSDDETIHAAERPGKVGNAAPPLQKIPTATYDPAARWPALDLEYIPTIKRRLDVKAPSPPPDSSSRSDSKDETTHLTKRRGKVDISLIKKQDSGSSSSSESEEDITHHKAMPAKVDIFLIKENEQGKVNLSTFPLHESKTESYDPLGSALNLDHVTRIKRRLDIKAPSSPPKSLSVESKGEGKIKEANKIGPNYSSSSSVEQGKYIEYISNPSMTIKPDPRWPELGPHSAPRIKRHLDIKTHSPSTESSSSSDKSDNESTYLPVKVEGDRTVVGITNYQPGSQFPDSSFSSNANGTLSNHTLKHETDKDCDKITTQEQQKAMHNINLGIPKTRRRLDIKAPSPQPDFVLDSTSADVGRSESNSSTSESEDENSGNKFKWSPKSPLINIPPKPKTDHTIKLEKYTVITDDLRDQPTNDNISPTPEINPELQSRWNNMNLGVSRFRKRLDITSRTNVPPNLPTTPLPDSPSSYMGESGTGNQTSRTRLKKNLVKVTEEKSNQDILLTGFGTPRVRGYLDTKVPEKAHGTSPLHQSDSVSSSESEGISTEYTDYTWRGTSQLRVVPDVAAPTNHTSLLVTHAADESHSGTQVERKAGVELKGQASEEGDGSASMWPHLSLTNIPKVKRALDIRAPLQRESFPSCNSEDETDHTVPELKPGVARINRRLNIKAPSPEPNTSSSSSSESDNEVTGYSAKQSIRSSNMSAMTDVDYSQIAYKRSIIKAPRQRDSFSSSGRSNTSDHPVAQAGLSHRVGDRSASLFPWRVSSMEEQSSLDVSPEIRWMGIGRNLPDFSSLSTRLDLGVPPPQRAPPAEPELTPPDSSNSSDKIKHDRVKAYESLMHRFSYPTASRGSVASSRSLDKLDNTSRSKNEIFRALSEDRKEKKGLGALKAISSKRLQWDTDDKDKDAV